One segment of candidate division KSB1 bacterium DNA contains the following:
- a CDS encoding phage tail protein encodes MPTAQRVDPYRNFNFLVEIDGITQAGFMDCSGFGANTDPIEYREGNENPGQDPKTMRKLPGMTKYNNIMLKWGLTDSRELYDWYRDIGKGKVVRKNGSIVVLDLEGNEAVRWNFRNGWPTKWDGPDFTSKGNDVAVETLEIAHEGVERA; translated from the coding sequence ATGCCAACCGCTCAACGCGTCGATCCCTATCGCAATTTCAATTTTCTGGTCGAGATCGACGGCATTACGCAGGCGGGATTCATGGATTGCTCCGGCTTCGGAGCGAACACCGATCCCATCGAATATCGTGAAGGCAACGAGAACCCCGGGCAGGATCCCAAAACCATGCGCAAACTGCCGGGCATGACCAAATATAACAACATCATGCTCAAGTGGGGCCTGACCGATTCAAGGGAGTTGTACGACTGGTACCGCGACATCGGCAAAGGCAAGGTTGTGCGCAAGAACGGCAGCATCGTCGTGCTCGATCTCGAAGGCAACGAAGCGGTGCGCTGGAATTTTCGCAACGGCTGGCCGACGAAATGGGACGGCCCGGATTTCACCTCGAAGGGCAACGACGTGGCGGTCGAGACGCTGGAGATCGCGCATGAAGGGGTGGAAAGGGCGTAA
- a CDS encoding phage tail protein, which yields MPTGQRADPLRNFNFYVEFDGITQAGFTDCSGFGATTEPVEVNEGGVNHASHKFVGRTKQNNITLKWGLTNSRDLYDWYRDVVNGRIRRRTGSIVVLDLEGNETVRWNFRNGWPTKWEGPAFTAKGNEVAIETLEIAHEGLERA from the coding sequence ATGCCCACTGGACAACGCGCGGACCCCTTGCGCAATTTCAATTTTTACGTCGAGTTTGACGGCATCACCCAGGCCGGTTTCACGGATTGCTCCGGCTTTGGGGCGACCACCGAACCGGTTGAAGTCAATGAAGGCGGCGTGAATCACGCTTCGCACAAATTCGTGGGTCGCACCAAGCAAAACAATATTACGCTCAAATGGGGCCTGACGAATTCGCGCGACTTGTATGATTGGTATCGTGACGTGGTGAATGGAAGAATCCGGCGCAGGACCGGCAGCATTGTCGTGCTCGATCTCGAAGGCAACGAAACAGTGCGCTGGAATTTTCGCAACGGCTGGCCGACCAAGTGGGAAGGCCCGGCTTTCACTGCCAAGGGCAATGAAGTCGCCATTGAGACACTCGAGATTGCGCATGAGGGATTGGAAAGAGCGTAG
- a CDS encoding phage tail assembly protein, with translation MIQTEFEFTLPIGYQDGDGSLHRDGVMRLATAADEILPLRDARVQNNQAYLIIILLSRVIVRLGSIENINPKVIEGLYAADLAYLQEFYNRVNRNGKASVEAACPKCAHTFEVELNVAGG, from the coding sequence ATGATCCAAACCGAATTTGAATTCACCCTGCCGATCGGGTATCAGGATGGTGACGGCAGTTTGCATCGCGATGGTGTGATGCGCCTGGCCACCGCCGCGGATGAGATTTTGCCTCTGCGCGACGCGCGGGTGCAAAACAACCAGGCATATCTGATCATCATCTTGCTCTCGCGCGTCATCGTGCGGCTGGGCAGCATTGAAAATATCAACCCCAAAGTGATTGAGGGATTGTACGCGGCGGATTTGGCTTACTTGCAGGAGTTTTACAACCGCGTCAATCGCAACGGCAAGGCCAGCGTGGAAGCCGCCTGCCCCAAATGTGCGCATACGTTCGAGGTGGAGCTGAACGTCGCGGGGGGGTAG